Within Terriglobales bacterium, the genomic segment GACATTCTCAAGCGGCAGAGAGTCTCTTCTGTATGCATACTTCGCTGTCGGAATCTTCAGCGCGATGCTGATGGAGTATGAGGTACATTTCTACTCTTCCGGAGCAATAGAAGAAGATTGGACCACGAAAGATCTTGGCGAGAACTTCATGGTGGCTTCCATTGGATCCGTATTGGGATCATTGCTCACTGTCGGGCTACTGATCCTGGGTGCGCTCGTATTCATGCCGCGCCAAATCTTTCCTGATTTGTTGAGTACCTCCGTATTCGCAGGCGCCTATCCTTTCGCACAGAAGGCTCTCGTAATTGCATTGCTAGGAACGCTCGCCTGTATCGCGGGTGCGGCCGTGGAGACTGCACTCTCAGGCGCGTACAACGTGTGCCAGTTCTTCAACTTCAAATGGGGGAAAAATGAGAAGTTACGATCAGCTCCTATCTACACGGCAGCATGGTTGTCCATGTTCGTCCTTGCTCTGGTCATCGCTCTCACTGGCGTGCGTCCACTCCAACTCGTGGATATTTCCATCATCTTCGGAATGGTGATCATGCCTCTCACCTACTACCCCATCCTGCGAGTCGCGGCTGACAAGAACGTGATGGGCAAACACGTGAACGGAAGGGCGGACACCATTCTGGGCTTTGCGTTCCTGTTCCTCATCGTCATCGCGGCACTCGCTGCGATTCCACTGATGATCGCAACGCACTCCGGAAAACCATGAGAACACGAGGATCAGTTACTATCTAATTATGGAATCGACAGCCGAGCGCTCGAGGCGAGGTGCAATGTGGTGGGCCTTGCCGCTCCTGTTTTTAGGTGGCGTCTTTTCGATCGAAGCAAACGGAAATCTCAGTGAGTTTGACGCGCTCACTTCTCACCTGAAGGTGACCTATGGACTGATGGGAATTACGGCAGTTGCTTCCGTTCTTTGCGGACTTTGGCTGGTGATTTCACTAGGGAGTCACCGCTGGGCGCAACGACTGGGTGGTATCGCGTTGGCAGCGTATTCCATCGTTCTGATTGCCGGAACGCTTCTCACCATCATCCCCTGCGCAGGGCCAAGTTGAATGGCCAGCAAACTGATCTCCGGCGGAGTCATCACCACAATCGGCGTTTCCATGGCACGGACCTGGCAGGACTAGCTTTCCTCCACGCTTGAAACCGCGCATATAGCACAGCACCCGTTCAGATATCCACGCCTCACAGCGTCACCATCCCTGAATAGAAAAGCCCTCGCCGTGGCGAGGGCTTTCGGAAGTATCAGCTTTATTTCGGTGTGGTGCGCGGAGTGGTAGTACCGCCGGTCGCCGGACGGTTCACAGCACTCGGGCGCGACGCGCTTGGAGCCGCTGGAGTAGACGCCGGAGCCGCAACGCCAGATTGCGCGTTGAACGCATTCGCCACTTCCTGCGTCACGTCGGTCGATGCGGCAGCCCAGAGCACCGGGCTCTGCGGACTCGAAACGTCCACGATCAGTGAGTATCCGTTGTCCTTCGCGTACTTATCGATCACCTGCATCAGCTTTTGACCAACGCGGTTCACCAGTTCACCCTGCTGTCCCTGGTAGTCACCCTGCGCGTCTTCGAGTTGACGCTGATAGGTCTTCTGCTTTGCTTCGATATCGCGGACTAGTTTGGTGCGGGCGTCTTCGTTCAGTTTGTCACCCTGCGTCTTCAGCTGATCCTGCATGGTCTGGATCTCTTTCTGAAGATTCGTGAGATTGGTCCGCTGGGGCTCGAATTTCTTCTCGAGTGCTTCGAGGTCACGTTTGCCCTCATTGGTAAGGACAATGGCCTGCTGAATGTTGATGATTCCGATACGGGTGCCGGCAGGCGCGTTCTGCGCTGGGGCCGCTGTGGCAGGCGCCGCACTGCCCGTCTGAGCAAATGCGGTGACGGACAAGAGCACCATGGGCATTACAAATCTTGCTAGGGTGCGTTTCATGAGATGTTTCTCTGGACTCCTTGGAAAATCCTTCCGGGAACTCCGTATTGCTTTCGGCGAAGGCCCTCCCCGGTCCAGAAAGAGGCCTCGAAAGAAATTAACCGGGATACGGAATGGCAGAATAATTATAGGAGTGCGCGTAAATAGCGTCAAACCAGAATGGGACGACAATAACCGCTCGGAATCCACTCGTCCCTTCGTGCGACCAGATCCTTGCCTGTGCTGACCGCTTCATCGTGCTCGCGACTCGAAACACCGTCGCCGCTGGAATGTTGCGGTCCGGAACCGGACCACTCATTACCAGCGTTCCCATTTCGGCCAACGGCTATCAGTGGGCCCTGCTTGTGTCCAGCAACTTGGAATCCGCCGATGTGTTCGCATTGGTAGCCTTGCGAAAAGCAGATCTATAGAAGTCTCCAGATTCGAAGTGAGTTTTTCGGTTTGGGGGTTCAGTGGCCTGCTGCGCAAGGCGATGCAGGGAACAAGAATCGCAAACAGGAATAGTTGATCAGCACAAGGTCTCCGAAGTACGTGTTGGCCGACGGTTCTAATGAATCACCATAACCCAAAGCGAGGTGCGGTATGTCACATCGGAGGAAATCATAGGGTCTTACAATC encodes:
- a CDS encoding divalent metal cation transporter; amino-acid sequence: MVFTTQAGALFGYKLLWAIVLGTAAIIVYMEMCGRVAVVAREPVFSVVRTRLGFKLGLVTLIASNLLNLITCAAELGGITIVVHLLTGWPERAVLIGSSFILASIVFLFQFQWIERTFGLSGLMMIVFAFSAAWLRPNWGQLAHGLVPQWTFSSGRESLLYAYFAVGIFSAMLMEYEVHFYSSGAIEEDWTTKDLGENFMVASIGSVLGSLLTVGLLILGALVFMPRQIFPDLLSTSVFAGAYPFAQKALVIALLGTLACIAGAAVETALSGAYNVCQFFNFKWGKNEKLRSAPIYTAAWLSMFVLALVIALTGVRPLQLVDISIIFGMVIMPLTYYPILRVAADKNVMGKHVNGRADTILGFAFLFLIVIAALAAIPLMIATHSGKP
- a CDS encoding OmpH family outer membrane protein codes for the protein MKRTLARFVMPMVLLSVTAFAQTGSAAPATAAPAQNAPAGTRIGIINIQQAIVLTNEGKRDLEALEKKFEPQRTNLTNLQKEIQTMQDQLKTQGDKLNEDARTKLVRDIEAKQKTYQRQLEDAQGDYQGQQGELVNRVGQKLMQVIDKYAKDNGYSLIVDVSSPQSPVLWAAASTDVTQEVANAFNAQSGVAAPASTPAAPSASRPSAVNRPATGGTTTPRTTPK